From Lysobacter auxotrophicus, the proteins below share one genomic window:
- a CDS encoding SIS domain-containing protein, whose protein sequence is MHAEAAETADAVARQFEANAPIIDALVQRLKAQPPAFIVTCARGSSDHAATYGKYLFETTLGLVTASASPSVGSVYAVRPHLRGALFVAISQSGKSPDLVRNAEIARAAGALVVALVNVEDSPLAQIADTVIPLRAGPEKSVAATKSYLCSLAALLQLTARWSGDAKLLAAVDALPDALREAWKTDWTPVVEGLKDARNLFVVGRGLGLGAAQEAALKFKETCGLHAEAFSSAEVKHGPMAIVGPGFPVLAFAQDDDTCASTMSVAEEFHQRGAPVWIALPGAQGEGVLPMPASPHPACTPLLTVQCFYKAVNALAVARGHNPDVPPHLNKVTETV, encoded by the coding sequence ATGCATGCCGAAGCGGCCGAAACCGCCGACGCCGTCGCGCGCCAGTTCGAAGCGAACGCGCCAATCATCGACGCGCTCGTGCAGCGCCTGAAGGCGCAGCCGCCGGCGTTCATCGTCACCTGCGCGCGCGGCAGCTCCGACCACGCGGCCACCTACGGCAAGTACCTGTTCGAGACGACGCTTGGGCTGGTGACCGCGTCGGCATCGCCGTCGGTCGGCTCGGTCTACGCGGTGCGCCCGCACCTGCGCGGCGCGCTGTTCGTCGCGATCTCGCAGTCGGGAAAGAGCCCGGACCTGGTGCGCAACGCGGAGATCGCGCGCGCCGCCGGTGCGCTGGTTGTGGCGCTGGTGAACGTCGAGGACTCGCCGCTGGCGCAGATCGCCGACACCGTGATTCCGCTGCGCGCCGGCCCGGAAAAGAGCGTCGCCGCGACGAAGAGCTACCTGTGCTCGCTCGCCGCGCTGCTGCAACTGACCGCGCGCTGGAGCGGCGACGCGAAACTGCTCGCCGCGGTCGACGCACTGCCTGACGCGCTGCGCGAAGCGTGGAAGACCGACTGGACGCCGGTCGTCGAAGGCCTGAAGGACGCACGCAACCTGTTCGTCGTCGGTCGCGGCCTGGGCCTGGGCGCGGCGCAGGAAGCGGCGCTGAAGTTCAAGGAAACCTGCGGCCTGCACGCCGAAGCGTTCTCGTCGGCGGAAGTGAAGCACGGCCCGATGGCGATCGTCGGCCCGGGCTTCCCGGTGCTCGCCTTCGCGCAGGACGACGACACGTGCGCGAGCACGATGTCGGTCGCCGAGGAATTCCACCAGCGCGGCGCGCCGGTGTGGATCGCGCTGCCCGGCGCGCAGGGCGAAGGCGTGCTGCCGATGCCGGCCTCGCCGCACCCGGCCTGCACGCCGCTGCTCACCGTGCAGTGTTTCTACAAGGCGGTGAACGCGCTGGCCGTCGCGCGCGGGCACAACCCGGACGTGCCGCCGCATCTGAACAAGGTGACCGAGACGGTTTGA
- the nagA gene encoding N-acetylglucosamine-6-phosphate deacetylase, which translates to MTTLAFTNGRILTDNGFETNVSVLVEDGHIVAVVPGEPPQRAEVVDLAGRYLVPGFIDTQVNGGGDVLFNDEPTADGLRRIASAHRKYGTTGMLPTLISDDVDVMRRAIDATREALAQHTPGVLGVHLEGPYLNAARKGVHDPSKFHTPDAAELDLVASLGQAGVTLVTLAPERFDPTTLRALAERGVILAAGHTAATYEQLREGFANGITGITHLFNAMTPMNSREPGAVGAALENPDAWCGLIVDGYHVHDASLRVAIAARRRGKMMLVTDAMPPVGGEREAFSLYGVEMICRDGQCTTADGTLAGSALDMASAVRNTVQRLGLPLDEACRMASQYPADFIGLGGELGRIAPRYRADLVVLDDALNVQGTWIAGKP; encoded by the coding sequence ATGACCACGCTTGCCTTCACCAACGGCCGCATCCTCACTGACAACGGCTTCGAGACGAACGTCAGCGTGCTCGTCGAGGACGGCCACATCGTCGCCGTCGTGCCGGGCGAGCCGCCGCAGCGCGCCGAGGTCGTCGACCTCGCGGGCCGCTATCTGGTGCCCGGTTTCATCGACACGCAGGTGAACGGCGGCGGCGACGTGCTGTTCAACGACGAGCCGACGGCCGATGGCCTGCGCCGCATCGCCAGCGCGCATCGCAAGTACGGCACCACGGGCATGCTGCCGACGCTGATCAGCGACGACGTCGACGTGATGCGCCGCGCGATCGACGCCACGCGCGAAGCGCTCGCGCAACACACCCCGGGCGTGCTCGGCGTGCATCTGGAAGGGCCGTACCTCAACGCCGCGCGCAAGGGCGTGCACGATCCGTCCAAGTTCCACACGCCCGACGCGGCCGAGCTCGACCTGGTCGCATCGCTCGGCCAGGCCGGTGTCACGCTCGTGACGCTGGCACCGGAGCGTTTCGACCCCACCACGCTGCGCGCGCTGGCCGAACGCGGCGTCATCCTCGCCGCCGGCCACACCGCGGCCACGTACGAACAGCTGCGCGAGGGCTTCGCCAACGGCATCACCGGCATCACCCACCTGTTCAACGCGATGACGCCGATGAACTCGCGCGAGCCGGGCGCGGTCGGCGCGGCGCTGGAAAACCCCGACGCGTGGTGCGGGCTCATCGTCGACGGCTACCACGTGCACGACGCATCGCTCCGCGTCGCGATCGCCGCACGTCGGCGCGGCAAGATGATGCTGGTGACCGATGCGATGCCGCCGGTCGGTGGCGAGCGCGAGGCGTTCTCGCTCTACGGCGTCGAGATGATCTGCCGCGACGGCCAGTGCACGACGGCGGACGGCACGCTCGCCGGCTCCGCGCTCGACATGGCCTCGGCCGTGCGCAACACCGTGCAGCGCCTCGGCCTGCCGCTGGATGAAGCCTGCCGCATGGCGTCGCAATACCCGGCCGACTTCATCGGCCTGGGCGGCGAACTGGGGCGAATCGCGCCAAGGTATCGCGCCGATCTGGTCGTGCTCGACGACGCATTGAACGTGCAGGGTACCTGGATCGCCGGCAAACCCTGA